In Terriglobales bacterium, one DNA window encodes the following:
- a CDS encoding O-methyltransferase produces MNEITNERVDSYLYSVLPERDPVLAEMEAQARQRSIPIVGPAVGRLLYQLARMVNARTVFEAGSAIGYSTIWWARAVGEGGRVVYTDSDRKNADEARGYFQRAGVLDRVDIRIGDALEVLSEQRPASYDIIFNDVDKEDYPRVFKLAVPRVRPGGLFVTDNVLWSGRVVDPPDDPSRAIVEFNRLLYGSKEMFTTIIPLRDGVAVAMKAHD; encoded by the coding sequence GTGAACGAGATCACCAACGAACGCGTCGACTCCTATCTTTATTCCGTCCTGCCCGAGCGCGACCCGGTGCTCGCGGAGATGGAGGCGCAAGCCAGGCAACGCAGCATCCCCATCGTTGGACCCGCGGTCGGACGCCTGCTCTACCAGCTCGCGCGCATGGTCAACGCGCGTACGGTGTTCGAGGCGGGCTCCGCCATCGGCTACTCCACCATCTGGTGGGCGCGCGCCGTGGGCGAAGGCGGCCGCGTCGTCTATACCGACAGCGATCGGAAGAACGCCGACGAGGCGCGCGGATACTTCCAGCGCGCCGGCGTGCTCGATCGCGTCGATATCCGCATCGGCGACGCGCTCGAGGTGCTGAGCGAGCAGCGCCCGGCCAGCTACGACATCATCTTCAACGACGTGGACAAAGAAGATTACCCGCGCGTCTTCAAGCTCGCCGTGCCGCGTGTCCGCCCGGGCGGGCTCTTCGTCACCGACAACGTGCTCTGGAGCGGTCGCGTCGTCGACCCGCCAGACGACCCCTCCCGCGCCATCGTGGAGTTCAATCGCCTGCTCTACGGGTCCAAGGAGATGTTCACCACCATCATCCCGCTGCGCGACGGCGTCGCCGTCGCCATGAAGGCTCACGACTAG
- a CDS encoding PIG-L family deacetylase, whose amino-acid sequence NEAARILKVSWRRALDIPDARVENTWENRLKVARVLRETRPRVVILPYWKGRHPDHYTCSTLGYEACFVSGLRKLELEGEPHRPFKIVYATLYYDIRPTFVVDISAQFEKRLESIYAYKSQFTDQEAGREDFPAQAEIRDEVAGMARYYGRLVGVKYGEPFVQKEVGLVEDLTSIPVKSI is encoded by the coding sequence AACGAGGCCGCGCGCATCCTGAAGGTAAGCTGGCGGCGGGCGCTCGACATCCCGGATGCGCGCGTCGAGAACACCTGGGAGAACCGGCTGAAGGTCGCGCGCGTCCTGCGGGAGACGCGGCCGCGGGTGGTCATCCTGCCCTACTGGAAAGGGCGGCATCCCGACCACTACACCTGCTCGACGCTGGGATACGAGGCGTGTTTCGTGTCAGGGCTGAGGAAGCTCGAGCTCGAGGGCGAGCCGCACCGGCCGTTCAAGATCGTCTACGCCACGCTCTACTACGACATCCGGCCGACGTTCGTGGTCGACATCAGCGCGCAGTTCGAAAAGCGGCTGGAGTCTATCTACGCCTACAAGTCGCAGTTCACCGACCAGGAAGCCGGGCGGGAGGACTTCCCTGCGCAGGCGGAGATCCGCGACGAGGTCGCCGGCATGGCGCGCTACTACGGACGGCTGGTTGGAGTGAAGTACGGCGAGCCGTTCGTGCAGAAGGAAGTCGGGCTGGTCGAAGACCTGACGAGCATTCCTGTGAAGTCCATCTAG